From a single Candidatus Omnitrophota bacterium genomic region:
- a CDS encoding type II toxin-antitoxin system PrlF family antitoxin, protein MRRKNRFDFYATVSDRGQIFIPKALQRYFGITSRDKVAFTVTDDGKVVFNKKRGGDNEQ, encoded by the coding sequence ATGCGTAGAAAAAACAGATTTGATTTTTATGCCACGGTATCTGACCGTGGGCAAATATTCATTCCAAAGGCGTTGCAGAGGTATTTCGGCATAACTTCGAGGGACAAGGTAGCCTTTACCGTGACGGATGACGGCAAGGTAGTGTTCAATAAAAAAAGGGGAGGGGACAATGAACAATAA
- a CDS encoding isocitrate/isopropylmalate family dehydrogenase has protein sequence MDLQKKLDIAKERFGVLLEEQLARVEEMKKNAGWVEYKELKPILIGVCWGDGIGRIISKHAQRVLEHMLEEDCRKGNIEFRQIEGLTIENRAECRKAIPDDVLAEIKSCHVILKGPTTTPQAGDEWPNIESANVAMRRELDLFANVRPVKIPAEGVDWCFFRENTEGAYVLGSRGIDVTDDLSVDFKVITEQGAERIIRLAFEYARKNGLKRVTAVTKANVVKATDGRFSRMAKKVGEEYEQYGITQDEWYIDIMTAKLLDPARRRDFQVIVLPNLYGDILTDEAAQLQGGVGTAGSANIGKRWAMFEAIHGSAPRMVKEGRDIYADPSSMIRASAMLLRHIGYPVKADRLDMALEICGQFEKKVVLTGRDTGATGEELTSYILDWVGRSDLEEKWKGYAGVAK, from the coding sequence ATGGATTTACAGAAAAAGCTGGATATCGCAAAGGAACGTTTTGGTGTATTGTTGGAAGAACAGCTTGCACGTGTGGAGGAAATGAAAAAGAACGCGGGCTGGGTAGAATACAAAGAGCTTAAACCCATTTTGATAGGTGTGTGCTGGGGTGACGGGATAGGGAGGATCATCTCAAAACACGCCCAGAGAGTGCTTGAACATATGCTTGAGGAAGATTGCCGGAAAGGCAACATAGAGTTCAGGCAGATAGAAGGTCTTACTATAGAGAATCGGGCGGAGTGCCGTAAAGCCATACCCGACGATGTCCTGGCCGAGATCAAGAGCTGTCATGTGATATTGAAGGGGCCTACCACCACGCCGCAGGCCGGGGATGAATGGCCGAATATTGAAAGCGCGAACGTGGCCATGAGGAGAGAGCTAGACCTGTTCGCTAACGTGAGACCGGTCAAAATACCCGCGGAAGGTGTGGACTGGTGTTTCTTCCGAGAGAACACGGAAGGGGCTTATGTTCTGGGGTCCAGGGGGATAGATGTGACGGATGACCTAAGTGTCGATTTCAAGGTCATCACGGAGCAGGGGGCTGAAAGGATAATAAGGCTGGCGTTCGAGTATGCCAGGAAGAATGGGCTAAAAAGGGTGACCGCGGTGACAAAAGCAAATGTGGTCAAGGCCACGGACGGCCGATTCTCCCGCATGGCGAAGAAGGTCGGGGAAGAATATGAACAATACGGGATCACGCAGGACGAATGGTATATTGATATCATGACCGCAAAACTCCTGGATCCCGCGCGGAGACGGGATTTCCAGGTAATTGTGCTGCCCAACCTATACGGTGATATCCTTACCGATGAGGCGGCCCAGCTTCAGGGCGGGGTCGGCACGGCCGGCAGCGCGAATATAGGTAAGAGATGGGCGATGTTCGAGGCGATACATGGCAGCGCTCCCAGGATGGTCAAGGAAGGACGTGATATTTACGCGGACCCCTCTTCCATGATCAGGGCTAGCGCTATGCTGCTTCGGCATATCGGATATCCCGTTAAGGCGGACAGGCTCGATATGGCTTTGGAAATATGTGGCCAGTTCGAGAAGAAGGTCGTATTGACAGGTAGGGATACCGGGGCTACAGGTGAAGAATTGACATCCTATATACTCGATTGGGTAGGGAGGTCGGACCTTGAGGAAAAATGGAAAGGTTACGCGGGAGTGGCAAAATGA